From the genome of Candidozyma auris chromosome 2, complete sequence, one region includes:
- a CDS encoding ribonuclease P, producing MEAEVPPQWENLHLSVTCDPSLQQTRPQLYEKLNIDLLTWRTLITNALADMYGIVGEARHFDILAKQQKTPALDAVIRVMPEDKDVFITSLASYNFSLSDHLGQEYDVTASITVKNSSPYLGSLVTSELADL from the exons ATGGAAGCTGAAGTCCCCCCACAGTGGGAAAACCTCCATCTCTCAGT AACTTGCGATCCGTCTTTGCAGCAGACGAGACCTCAGCTAtatgagaagctcaacatcGATCTCCTCACTTGGAGAACTCTCATCACCAACGCCCTCGCTGACATGTATGGCATTGTAGGAGAGGCCAGGCATTTTGACATTTTGGCTAAGCAGCAGAAGACGCCAGCTCTTGATGCTGTTATAAGAGTTATGCCTGAGGATAAAGACGTGTTCATCACCAGCTTGGCCAGCTACAACTTCTCACTTAGTGACCATTTGGGCCAGGAATATGATGTGACGGCTTCCATTACGGTCAAGAATTCCAGCCCGTATCTCGGGCTGCTTGTCACCTCGGAACTCGCCGATTTGTAG
- the DAL81 gene encoding Dal81p, giving the protein MNSEETQHTHTTEPPDPHANEDFASASGLGDNHTNGAHMDDLKDHQDYLDVQWDSNLILDANSDVLSTFDFHGHTPMPQAGTSFHGGVAGNLAPGSMNESLQSSVLQQQILHHQQQQQQLQQQQQQQQQQQPSSQETEKSKPRRPCDHCRRRKTKCVIIPGTNNCAQCESKSISCTYTQPPRRDDHEEPTLKKRRSNASDITKRNINGPSPQNRVPTPDQFSQQAQQNTNGYGIGGIVPPNVTIRDVQPVQDYSMMNNSLLKKTLSLQFPRSSFYIGPTSYLFDHNLLDIILAQNNPGEDDGGASARRANRVEQVNLSDTISLRRVGDKTQFILKDDQSPNSYQNMSNDVDAIEKFVAPHGQILIDLYFRIIHPSYPILHKKVFLEKYSRTHREFSAPLLAAVYALAIQWWDYDPQLNRFAKPNLEMMLKIALNNFMLEILKRPKLSAVQAGLLLLQCKHIFKEASVSSMSRHDAVANASASLNSSFSDSDFNEWVLCSQVVAMAEELGLALDCDKWKLPKWERGLRKRLAWAVFMEDKWLSLKHSRPSHIHEENWVVSELREEDFPEKAGDGDLKEGSSDINNGKKNFMNLVSLSQILAEILKSLYSMKAMKEITDINDVLSIAKPIQLKLRTWYHSLPVELQMSSVQPRKLCPNGYLQLSYFATELTLHRKIITIMYQMTVNKKPVPKELINVCRTAARTRLLASIEFVRDLKPEHIHSFWYSSASANFTLIGTFAALLFISSADKEEADFYKDQIFNYRWILKISSKGFVQVGDALSQLDLVLKHIPGLLIDDQPLVGPQGSTMDYNKLYEQQMRNPTRGDQSQYSGSPASQTNSGDGSSVQHSSRQPSQQSNRFSVPNAVNQQFKGGRPEQQFAGVTNGMTRPSSAQQQRGPGAVVASPYDSPQAFNTPGFSQSNSISRGSHVNNSPHNSQGFSPKEVVTQQRSMLGGNSPATSSGGEADRRQSAASHASDAAQNQRDNASSKPNSPAVIKSPVARSKTAKNSS; this is encoded by the coding sequence ATGAACTCCGAAGAAACTCAGCATACCCATACAACCGAGCCGCCAGACCCTCATGCCAACGAGGATTTTGCTCTGGCGCTGGGACTCGGAGATAACCACACAAACGGTGCTCACATGGACGACTTGAAAGATCACCAGGATTACCTAGACGTCCAGTGGGACCTGAACTTGATCCTTGATGCCAACTCAGACGTGCTTCTGACGTTTGATTTCCATGGCCACACGCCCATGCCACAAGCGGGCACTAGCTTTCACGGAGGTGTGGCTGGAAATTTGGCTCCAGGATCTATGAATGAGCTGCTACAGAGTCTGGTATTACAGCAACAAATCCTACAtcaccagcaacagcagcagcaactacaacagcaacaacaacagcagcagcagcaacaaccTTCAAGTCAGGAAACAGAAAAGTCAAAGCCCAGGAGGCCCTGTGACCATtgtagaagaagaaagacaaaatgCGTGATTATACCTGGCACTAATAACTGTGCCCAGTGTGAGTCCAAGTCAATCTCTTGCACATACACTCAGCCTCCACGACGTGATGACCACGAAGAACCgactttgaagaaacgCAGGCTGAATGCCTCGGATATCACGAAGCGAAACATAAATGGGCCTTCTCCGCAAAATAGAGTGCCCACTCCTGACCAGTTTTCTCAGCAAGCACAACAAAATACAAACGGCTACGGTATCGGTGGCATTGTTCCCCCGAATGTCACTATTCGTGACGTGCAGCCTGTTCAAGACTATTCCATGATGAACAACTCTCTACTCAAGAAAACGCTATCGCTACAATTTCCTCGACTGTCGTTCTATATTGGTCCCACATCTTATTTGTTTGATCACAATCTTTTGGACATCATATTGGCTCAAAATAATCCGGGTGAGGATGACGGTGGTGCTAGTGCCCGTAGAGCCAACCGAGTGGAACAAGTCAACTTGAGCGATACGATCTCCCTACGAAGGGTGGGCGATAAGACTCAATTCATTCTCAAAGATGATCAATCGCCCAACTCGTACCAAAACATGTCAAATGACGTCGATGCCATCGAGAAGTTTGTGGCTCCCCATGGTCAGATCTTGATCGACCTTTATTTCCGCATAATTCACCCATCCTACCCTATTTTGCATAAGAAggtcttcttggagaagtacTCCAGAACTCATCGTGAGTTCAGCGCCCCTTTGCTTGCTGCTGTATATGCCCTTGCCATTCAATGGTGGGACTATGATCCCCAATTGAATAGGTTTGCTAAACCAAACCTTGAGATGATGCTCAAAATCGCTCTTAATAATTTCATGCTTGAAATCCTCAAACGCCCTAAACTAAGTGCTGTTCAAGCAGGCTTGTTATTGCTTCAATGTAAGCATATTTTTAAAGAGGCCAGTGTTTCAAGTATGAGTAGACATGATGCTGTTGCCAATGCAAGTGCATCGCTTAATTCATCCTTTTCAGACTCAGACTTCAATGAGTGGGTTCTTTGCTCTCAAGTTGTCGCCATGGCTGAGGAATTGGGGCTCGCGCTTGACTGCGATAAATGGAAGCTACCAAAATGGGAGCGTGGATTGCGAAAGAGACTTGCCTGGGCTGTGTTCATGGAGGACAAGTGGCTATCCCTCAAACACTCAAGACCCTCACATATCCATGAGGAGAATTGGGTAGTGCTGGAGCTCAGGGAAGAAGACTTTCCGGAAAAGGCAGGAGATGGAGATTTGAAAGAGGGATCATCTGATATCAACAATGGTAAAAAGAACTTTATGAATCTCGTGAGCCTCTCCCAAATCCTAGCAGAAATTCTCAAATCTCTATATTCCATGAAGGCCATGAAAGAAATCACTGATATCAACGATGTCTTACTGATCGCAAAACCCATTCAGTTAAAGTTGAGAACATGGTATCATTCACTTCCAGTCGAGCTACAGATGTCATCTGTCCAGCCTCGAAAGTTGTGTCCCAATGGATACTTGCAGTTATCCTACTTTGCCACAGAATTGACACTCCATAGGAAGATCATCACGATAATGTATCAAATGACTGTCAACAAAAAGCCAGTACCAAAGGAGCTTATCAACGTTTGTCGTACAGCTGCAAGAACCAGGCTACTTGCGTCCATTGAATTTGTGAGGGATCTCAAACCAGAACACATTCACTCCTTTTGGTATTCATCAGCCTCTGCCAACTTCACTCTAATTGGAACGTTTGCTGCTCTTCTATTCATCTCATCAGCTGACAAAGAGGAAGCCGACTTCTACAAAGACCAAATCTTTAACTATCGCTGGATATTAAAGATTTCTTCCAAAGGATTTGTTCAGGTTGGTGACGCATTGAGCCAGCTTGACTTGGTGCTTAAGCACATTCCTGGTTTACTTATCGACGATCAACCACTAGTGGGACCCCAGGGATCCACGATGGACTACAACAAACTTTATGAGCAGCAAATGCGAAACCCCACTAGAGGTGATCAGTCCCAGTACAGTGGCTCGCCAGCATCGCAAACTAATTCTGGAGATGGTTCTCTGGTACAACATTCTTCACGTCAGCCCCTGCAGCAAAGCAACAGGTTCAGTGTCCCGAATGCTGTGAATCAACAATTTAAAGGCGGTAGGCCAGAGCAGCAGTTTGCAGGAGTCACTAACGGTATGACTCGGCCAAGCTCTGCCCAACAGCAGCGTGGGCCTGGCGCAGTTGTGGCCTCACCTTATGACTCTCCTCAAGCGTTCAACACCCCCGGGTTTTCTCAAAGCAATTCCATATCAAGAGGGAGCCATGTCAACAATTCGCCGCATAATTCGCAGGGCTTTTCCCCAAAGGAAGTTGTTACACAGCAGAGGTCGATGTTAGGAGGTAATAGTCCAGCTACAAGCTCTGGTGGAGAAGCCGACCGGAGACAAAGCGCTGCTAGTCATGCTTCGGATGCAGCACAGAACCAAAGAGATAACGCATCCTCCAAACCAAACAGCCCCGCAGTTATTAAGTCTCCGGTGGCTCGTTCCAAAACGGCTAAGAATAGCCTGTAA
- the ARC19 gene encoding Arc19p — MSQSLKPYLTAVRTSLTAAICLEDFSSQLVERHNRPEIEVDNSHNPELILNPVTICRNENERILIEPSINSVRVSIKIKQADEIEQILVHQFTRFLTQRAENFFILRRVPIKGYDISFLITNFHTEQMLKDKLVDFIIEFMEEVDKEISEMKLFLNARARVIAESYLTPFD; from the exons ATG TCTCAATCCTTGAAGCCATATTTGACTGCAGTGAGGACATCATTGACGGCGGCCATTTGCTTGGAAGATTTTTCCTCGCAACTTGTGGAAAGACATAATCGTCCGGAAATCGAGGTCGACAACAGCCACAACCCAGAGCTTATCCTTAATCCTGTCACTATTTGCAGAAATGAGAACGAGAGAATCTTAATCGAGCCTTCCATCAATTCCGTAAGAGTTtcaatcaaaatcaaacaGGCGGACGAGATTGAGCAGATATTGGTGCACCAGTTCACTCGCTTCTTGACTCAAAGAGCTGAGAATTTCTTCATATTGAGGCGAGTGCCCATAAAAGGATACGACATATCGTTTTTGATCACAAACTTCCACACAGAGCAGATGTTGAAAGATAAGTTGGTGGATTTTATCATTGAGTTCATGGAAGAGGTGGACAAGGAAATCAGTGAAATGAAATTGTTTTTGAACGCTCGTGCTAGAGTAATCGCTGAAAGCTACTTGACCCCATTTGATTag
- the PEP1 gene encoding type I sorting receptor translates to MRLDLLLWIAALTHVVAAFDPKVSSTKLEGDTYDVLYFDDSTHIISARSDGLWASFDDGAKWQNLKKDVEAKALSFDPNVKERAFAFTHSTKQYYTTDKGKTWKEFELKNHDESVIVNQQPLIIHNVADPNLILFQLVSCQRLVKGFPEDCKKQFFYTADGLKSVKKLPVDAESCVFGKGSTDFAFSGDPKTIFCAKHKLNSFGHVMESSIVKSSDFFKSETEISDAGFKSGRILDLRVDASFMVAMVSSDRFNTKSHISLFVSKDGDVFDKSNLDVEVNQGAVMFLPSSKSALFLEVVQLRRRSFPVTSVWRSDSQGINFQNIADKTSYFGTIKLENFDGVWFSAFLRETDSQDGGFFGGGRGGVRTSFTSKVSINDGQDWQPLRLLDDDNCKIENGCSLNLIDIATVDGMGKFTTGPTANIIIGVGNAGDPSQNEKDWKTYVSRDGGITWTKAIDEPCAFAYGDQGNIIFAMSFPSISMEEPSRTYYYSLDQGKTWTKGTFENPFIPITLISTLDGTGKKFLAAGPDRDQKASFFVSVDFSDAFGGTKCKENDLEKVYARVVNDEPLCIYGHKESLLRRKQDAKCFVSKLFEDIKVKEEPCECVEADYECSKYFRLSPKGACVPNDEKIKEVCAAKKLKKIKLADKQLMAGNLCKENKKINFISEEEFDCNAYKDKDDSQKKVVGSVPHEFEGRLAQYSYVKTTDDMNENLLVRTSNNMMYASNDGGLSFRKIPVNEKLVWFALGATPGSAILLTDNRIFYLSDDGANTFKKLEAPGRLAPTRGLNPTFHPTDEKEFIWYTSEGCDPQMNPECEVTAHYTTDGGLSFQKLRSGIRFCDYISLNNDTSSNLIYCLTSEKKQKLVYTENYFKETEPKVLFDYVASYAVKPNYVIVATVLEDREEMRAKVTMDGKTFADASFPKDFKVEAQTAYNILDSSDHSIFMHVTTDSTKDRERGALLKSNSNGTFYVLSLNDVNRGKIGYVDYDRIQALEGVILANTVSNLEKDEKKKLKTQISFNDGSEWTYLAPPNVDSEGKKTKCSGSSLKKCSLHLQGYTERPDYTDTYGSSSAVGVLFGVGNVGEYLGDGDLATYMSLDAGLSWKEVVKGQHMWEFGDQGSVLVLTDQLKETNTLMYSTNGGDDWQEFKFADKKVFILDLATVQSDTSLKFVIFGSEKQDLHTTYAYSIDFTKYFDRQCQLNLEKPDSDDFEYWTPRRPFSKDNCLFGKENKYLRRKSHSNCFIGGAPLKDGFKESRICTCTRADYECDYNYYRDSDGTCKLVDGLSPADRMKEMCEVEGTFQYFVPTGYRKIPLSKCEGGKGFDSLITRPCPGHEKEYNDFYGIGLGGGRIFGIIFAPVFVFLAAFLIASWFVYERGIRRNGGFQRLGQIRLDDDDDFQPIEENTVDVVVNKIVRGGILTVAGAVAVLKTIRKVDRAMLERLSSSLFGRRPGQRSYVRVPDDEDELFGNFEDNYEDELENADDINFEVEDDPVEFTEYADEPPNENDNDADERLFGIDDQSDEDRSSRITED, encoded by the coding sequence ATGCGCTTAGATTTGTTGCTCTGGATAGCAGCATTGACCCATGTGGTGGCGGCGTTCGACCCAAAAGTCCTGCTGACGAAGCTCGAGGGCGATACATATGACGTGCTATATTTCGACGATAGTACTCACATAATCTCCGCTAGAAGCGATGGTTTGTGGGCGTCGTTTGATGATGGAGCAAAGTGGCAGAATTTAAAAAAAGACGTGGAAGCGAAGGCATTGTCCTTCGATCCGAACGTGAAGGAACGGGCGTTTGCCTTCACCCATTCCACGAAACAGTATTATACTACGGATAAAGGTAAGACATGGAAGGAGTTCGAGTTGAAAAACCACGATGAAAGCGTTATTGTTAACCAACAGCCACTCATCATCCATAATGTTGCTGACCCaaacttgattttgtttcaACTAGTCAGCTGCCAGAGATTAGTGAAGGGTTTTCCTGAAGATTGCAAGAAACAGTTTTTCTATACTGCCGACGGTCTAAAGCTGGTGAAAAAGCTTCCTGTGGACGCTGAACTGTGTGTCTTCGGTAAAGGCAGTACTGACTTTGCCTTTTCAGGCGATCCCAAAACTATATTCTGTGCCAAACACAAGCTCAATTCGTTTGGCCACGTAATGGAATCAAGCATAGTTAAAAGttcagacttcttcaaatcgGAAACTGAAATTTCAGATGCTGGCTTCAAGAGCGGAAGAATTCTTGACTTGCGGGTTGACGCTTCCTTCATGGTGGCCATGGTCCTGAGCGACCGTTTCAATACAAAATCTCATATATCTTTGTTTGTTTCTAAAGACGGTGATGTTTTCGATAAGTCTAATCTCGATGTTGAGGTGAACCAAGGTGCTGTGATGTTTTTGCCCTCTCTGAAGCTGGCTCTCTTTCTCGAAGTGGTGCAACTCCGTAGAAGGCTGTTCCCCGTAACCTCGGTATGGAGGTCAGACTCTCAAGGTATCAACTTCCAGAATATCGCGGACAAGACCCTGTACTTTGGAACCATCAAGCTCGAGAACTTCGATGGCGTTTGGTTCTCTGCATTCCTTAGGGAAACAGACTCTCAAGATGGTGGATTTTTCGGTGGTGGCAGAGGAGGAGTCAGGACATCCTTTACATCAAAAGTCTCCATCAATGACGGTCAGGATTGGCAACCATTAAGACTCCTCGACGATGACAACTGCAAGATAGAGAACGGCTGTTCATTGAACTTAATCGACATTGCTACCGTTGATGGTATGGGCAAGTTCACTACGGGTCCTACTGCCAATATCATCATTGGTGTTGGAAACGCTGGTGACCCAAGtcaaaatgagaaagatTGGAAGACCTATGTCTCAAGAGACGGTGGTATTACTTGGACGAAAGCTATTGATGAGCCTTGTGCATTCGCTTATGGGGATCAGGGAAACATCATCTTTGCAATGTCTTTCCCCAGCATTCTGATGGAAGAGCCTTCAAGAACATACTACTACTCATTGGACCAAGGAAAGACATGGACCAAGGGCACGTTTGAGAATCCCTTTATCCCAATAACGCTCATAAGTACTTTAGACGGCACTGGCAAGAAATTTCTTGCAGCCGGACCTGATAGGGATCAAAAGGCTAGTTTTTTTGTTCTGGTTGACTTCTCTGATGCATTTGGAGGCACGAAGTGCAAAGAAAACGATCTCGAAAAGGTTTATGCTCGTGTAGTGAACGATGAGCCTTTATGTATCTACGGCCACAAAGAGAGTTTgttgaggaggaagcaAGACGCCAAATGTTTTGTCAgcaagctttttgaagacatcAAAGTAAAAGAGGAGCCTTGTGAGTGCGTTGAGGCTGACTACGAATGTTCGAAATATTTTAGGTTGTCTCCCAAAGGTGCGTGTGTTCCTAATGAtgagaaaatcaaagagGTTTGCGCAGCTAAGAAGttaaagaaaatcaaattAGCCGATAAGCAGTTGATGGCCGGTAATCTTTGCAAggagaacaaaaaaattaatTTTATTCTGGAGGAAGAATTTGACTGCAACGCTTACAAAGATAAAGATGACTCTCAGAAAAAGGTCGTTGGAAGTGTGCCTCATGAGTTCGAAGGAAGACTTGCGCAATATTCTTATGTGAAGACTACCGATGACATGAACGAAAACCTTCTCGTAAGAACGTCAAATAACATGATGTATGCTTCCAATGACGGAGGTCTCTCTTTCAGGAAGATTCCAGTAAATGAGAAACTTGTGTGGTTCGCACTTGGTGCTACTCCAGGTTCGGCAATCTTGCTCACTGATAATCGTATCTTCTATCTATCAGATGACGGCGCTAATACTTTTAAGAAGCTTGAGGCACCTGGGAGACTTGCTCCAACTCGAGGTCTAAACCCGACATTTCATCCTACGGATGAAAAGGAGTTCATTTGGTACACATCAGAAGGCTGTGACCCTCAAATGAACCCAGAGTGTGAAGTCACTGCTCATTACACAACTGATGGTGGTTTGTCATTTCAAAAACTAAGAAGCGGAATTCGCTTTTGTGACTACATCTCTTTAAACAATGACACCCTGTCCAATCTCATTTATTGTCTCACTtctgaaaagaaacaaaagtTAGTGTACACGGAGAATTACTTCAAGGAAACCGAACCCAAGGTCCTCTTCGATTACGTTGCCTCATATGCTGTCAAACCTAACTATGTCATTGTGGCCACAGTTCTCGAAGATCGTGAGGAAATGCGGGCAAAGGTCACCATGGATGGTAAGACTTTTGCAGATGCTTCATTCCCCAAGGATTTTAAGGTGGAAGCGCAGACCGCATACAACATTCTTGATTCCTCAGATCATTCTATCTTTATGCATGTTACGACTGATTCTACAAAGGATCGTGAACGTGGTGCATTACTCAAGTCCAACTCCAATGGAACGTTTTATGTTTTGTCGCTTAATGACGTTAATAGAGGGAAGATTGGATACGTGGATTATGATAGGATTCAAGCATTAGAAGGTGTCATTCTAGCAAACACAGTTTCCAACCTCGAGAaggatgaaaagaagaaactcaaaacTCAAATCTCTTTCAATGATGGGAGTGAATGGACCTACTTGGCTCCGCCAAATGTGGATAGCGAGGGTAAGAAGACCAAATGTTCTGGTCTGTCATTAAAGAAATGCTCCTTGCATTTGCAAGGATATACTGAAAGACCAGACTACACCGATACTTATGGCTCATCCTCCGCCGTAGGAGTTTTATTCGGTGTTGGTAACGTTGGTGAGTACTTGGGAGATGGTGATCTTGCGACCTACATGTCTCTTGACGCTGGTCTTTCTTGGAAGGAAGTTGTCAAGGGCCAGCACATGTGGGAATTTGGTGATCAAGGTAGTGTTTTGGTTTTGACTGATCAATTAAAAGAAACCAACACCTTGATGTATTCCACTAATGGAGGTGACGATTGGCAGGAGTTCAAATTCGCAGATAAGAAAGTATTTATTCTTGACTTGGCGACTGTTCAAAGTGACACTTCGCTCAAGTTTGTAATCTTTGGCTCTGAGAAGCAAGACTTACACACAACCTATGCATACTCCATTGATTTCACAAAATACTTTGACAGGCAATGTCAGCTCAATTTGGAAAAGCCCGACAGCGATGATTTTGAGTACTGGACTCCCAGACGTCCTTTTTCCAAAGACAACTGCTTgtttggaaaagagaacaagTACTTGCGCAGAAAAAGCCATTCGAATTGTTTCATTGGTGGCGCTCCACTTAAAGATGGTTTCAAGGAAAGCAGAATCTGTACATGTACAAGAGCGGACTACGAATGTGACTATAACTACTATAGAGATAGTGATGGTACTTGCAAACTTGTTGACGGATTGTCACCAGCAGACAGAATGAAGGAGATGTGCGAAGTGGAGGGAACCTTTCAATACTTTGTTCCGACTGGCTACAGAAAGATCCCACTATCTAAATGTGAGGGAGGGAAGGGTTTCGATTCTTTGATAACCCGTCCATGTCCAGGCCACGAGAAGGAGTACAATGACTTCTATGGCATTGGGCTTGGTGGCGGTCGAATCTTCGGCATCATTTTTGCCCCAGTCTTCGTTTTTCTTGCCGCTTTCCTCATTGCGTCATGGTTTGTCTATGAGAGGGGAATTCGTCGGAATGGTGGCTTCCAAAGACTTGGGCAAATCAGActtgatgacgatgacgattTCCAGCCCATAGAGGAGAATACTGTTGACGTAGTCGTTAACAAAATTGTGAGAGGAGGAATTCTTACTGTCGCTGGAGCTGTTGCAGTGCTTAAAACCATACGCAAAGTTGACCGAGCCATGTTAGAGAGGCTCTCACTGTCGCTCTTCGGACGTCGTCCTGGTCAGCGGAGTTATGTTCGTGTTCCcgatgacgaggatgagctctttggcAACTTCGAAGACAACTACGAGGATGAACTCGAGAACGCTGATGATATAAATTTCGAGGTCGAGGATGACCCTGTTGAGTTTACTGAGTATGCTGATGAACCTCCAAATGAGAACGATAatgatgctgatgaaaGGCTCTTTGGCATTGACGACCAGTCTGATGAAGATCGCTCTTCGCGAATTACTGAGGATTAA